In Gambusia affinis linkage group LG20, SWU_Gaff_1.0, whole genome shotgun sequence, the genomic window CTGGGCCTCATGTGGTTTAGTCCCATTGGGCCCCATGTGGTTTAGTCCCATTGGGCCCCATGTGGTTTAGTCCCATTGGGCCCCATGTGGTTTAGTCCCGTCGGGCCCCATGTGGTTTAGTCCCACTGGGCCCCATGTGGTTTAGTCCCATTGGGCCCATGTGGTTTAGTCCCGTCTGGCCCCATGTGGTTTAGTCCCGTCTGGCCCCATGTGGTTTAGTCCCGTCTGGCCCCATGTGGTTTAGTCCCATTGGCCCCATGTGGTTTAGTCCCGTCTGGCCCCATGTGGTTTAGTCCCGTCTGGCCCCATGTGGTTTAGTCCCGTCGGGCCCCATGTGGTTTAGTCCCACTGGGCcccatgtggtttagtcttgtCGGGCCCCATGtgttggtcatgtgaccctGGAAGGAGAAGCGTGTTGCACAGCATTATTCAGTAACAGCCGGCCTCAGTgtcaggtgacctttgacctctgattGGCGGCATGGTTAGACTCTAGCAGTTTCTCTCAGATTTGCTTCCTGCcgctccagcagcttctgcctTCTCACCTGAACGTTTCTTCTGCTTTAACCAGGGAGACGGAAACGCTCCGGATGGGAGAGctggatctggatctgaatctgaatctgaatctggatctgaatctggatctgaatctgaatctggatctgaatctgaatctggatctgaatctgaatctggatctgaatctggatctggatctggatccgCCCAGCTCACATGGAAACATGCAAACTGGCTTGAAGAAGCCCTTCAACGATTTGGCCTATTTGTCACACtcacaggtttatttttatatttgagtcATTTAACCCACATAGATTCTTCCAGAtggtttttctctctttctgttggTAAAACTGGAGTTCAGAAAATGATCTGATAGAAAAATAAGAGCTTTAGAAAGGTTAGGAcaattctttaaatatattttatagctTTTGCGAACATTAAATTGCACAAAATGATCCCAGCCGTCTGAAAAAGAATCTTTGAACAATTAAaggtttaaatttatgtttggtccctggtttaaaaagtttcagatgAGAAGCTTTAAACTCGTTCTTTAGCCATTTGGTCCCACAACCCCCGGTAGCGCGGCGCCCCGGTAGCGTGGCGCCCCTATATTTCAGCTACTCAACGATGCCTCTTCttacaaatgttttagttaagcttttcaaaaaatctgcaaaaaatgttgttttgaatgAGTTTCACAGAAAGTGTCTGCGTCCTGAACGGGTCGTGACATCAGGACATCAGGAGTCAAAGTCTCCGTTGTTAGACGATCTCTGGCACCAATAATTATTGCAGATCTTcatcacttgttttttttccccaacgaCTTTTCTTCTCACAATATTAACgttattctgctaatgttacaactttattctcattatttaagACTCTGTCTTAATTTAACTGGGCATCAGACGCTCTGAAGGGGGAATAGAAAGTTAATTATTGGTCTGTTTCCATATTAAACTGTTATTGTTCTGACCTCCAGTCAGCAGATCCTATCTGATGTTTTTCCTCCTGCTGGTTCTTCCTGACGCCTGTAGATCAGTAAAGCAGAAGTTTTTCTCCGGTTGAGCATcactccattttatttctgttcttttattctgcacagattctgtattttatactttttgtccgtttttgttctgttttctgttttcattaacCACAGCTTcggttgtttttaaagtttctccataaataaactttgactaggtcattatAGTTGAAAACATTCATCCTGTTTAGTTGTTTAGTTATTGTATTAAAATAGCTGCCAGATTATTAAAACTGAAGAATCTCAGGGATTAAGAGGATTTAATCTCTGATTGAATCTTTGGGATccaatcagatttaaaaaccgtttgaatttttctgtttttgctgcatcTACCTCAAATCTGAAgcccatcatcatcatcatcatcatcaccatcatcaccatcatcatcatcatcatcatcatcatcatcatcatcatcatcacctctGTGTGCATCTGCCTCAAAGCTCTCAGGAGAAACGGTTGTGAATCATAAGCGAACGTTTCTTCCTCCAGACCGAATGGTGTTTTGTTGAGGAAGTCTCTCCTAAAGGCTTCTGGGTAAAAACTCTGTTTTTCTCCGTTACCATGACATCGCTCTTCATCTGCGATATTGCTATCAGGTTTGGTTTCTGACTCTCTAATGTTGGACATCGTCACAGAGAAGGAGACAACTCGAACATCGGCACAAATGTACAAACATGGCCTCAGGTATGTACTGTCTGTCGTCAACGTCTGAAGTGTGATCTGATTGGTTGGCTCTGACTTCAAGGCAACGTTCACTCAGATGACgaagctccgcctcctccgGAGCTCCCCAGGAGGCGCCGTCTCCAACTAGAGATTATTCGCGTCTCTTGCTCTCACACAGTCACCTCCGTCTTGCTGTTGGTCACAAAGTAGGGCTGCGTGGGCAGGAAGTGCTGGCTGTGGCTCTGGCCCCGGGTGCCGTGCAGCTGGTTGGGCTCCAGCACCGTGCACTGGGGCCTCTTGTGCCCGTAGCTCTTCCTCCTGCCCACCGTCTCCGTCCCATCCCAGGCCTTTATGCCAAAGCCCGCCGCGTGCCCAGCGATGGTGTTGGAGCTGTAGGCGAGCGGCCGGCCCATGGTGGCCGAGCTCGAGCCAAAGGCGGTCCCCACGGCCCTGGACATGCCGCTTGGCATCGTCCCCACCATGTGCGCCAGGGAAGAAGCCCCGAGTCCTGGCGCCTTGCTACTGTGGGTGTGGCTGTGCGTGTGGGAGCTGTAGGAGCTGTGGGCCGCGTGGCCGCCTTTGGGCTTTTGGCCGTTGGGCTTGAGTCCGCCGCTGCCGCCCGCAATGTGCCGTTCCGACGGCAAGGTGGAAACGGACGAGATGCTGGGCATCTCCATCACGTAGGTGGCCACAGGCTCTGGAGTCAGTTGACCTAAAGAGGTCATGGGGGTTATGGAGGGCATTGGGGAGAGCGAGGTCATCTGCGGCATGGATGTCATCGCTGTCATTGAAGCCATTTTGGCCATTGAAGCCATCTGCGTCATAGAGGGATTCAAGGGGTTAGAGGTGAGGGGGTTTGACAGCATGGTGTTGGCGGCCATCGGCGGCGTCATCGACAGGTTGCCCATGGCGCTCCGAGAGTTTCCCATCGGTTGGAGAGGAAGGCCGCCCTTCGTCGGGAGCTCCACCATCAGCCGCCGCTTGTTGTAGATTTCTCCGTTGTACTTTGCAGCTGGTGggagaaaaagacacaaaaatagaCTGAAGTTCAATGCCAACAAGCTGCTGAAGAGCAAATCAGAACCGCAGAACCAACGGTAGAAGGTGCTGCTTACTGAGAgaaatcacataaaaacatgaaatacacTGAACTGCCAGAGAGAGCAGATAGCAGACTGGAGGATTTTAACTTTTAGCTTCTTGTTATCAAAATGGCCAAACAGGGAGCACAGCTCCTGCAACGCCTGCAGGGAGAGGCCGGTTCTGATTCTGGAGGAGTGAAGTCTGAGGAAAAGCCAGGATGGATCTTACTTTCCTCTTAAGAAGATTAAAAAGTCCAGAGGGAGAAAAATTCAGAGAACCGAGCCACCTGAGACTTTCTAGGTGCAGCTTAAGACGCAGTTATCAGGTTAGCTATTAAACTTTAGCAtcttttaaaactcatttttggTAACGTTTTGACCCCCTTAAAGATTTATTCTAACCTGACCTGATAATTTCCTTTATTAAACCAAGCCAACATAGCCTgatgtgaaaaaggaaaatcccCTTTAAGCCAGTTGCTGGTTTTCTTGCCTTTGAGCAAAGATTGCCAGAGGAGAAACTTTGACCGATTCTTTGGagaattaattaaattcagACAATTTGAGGGATTTTCCATAAATAATCTGTTAAAGTTTACAACTCAGCATCCCAACCAGATttaagtttggactttgactacgCCACATACCTCCTTttagctttttactttttttcaggcggttctggttctggtgtggttcctGGTTCAAATGAGTTTCTCTGGAGTCCCAGAACCTTAGAGAAGGTTCTGGGACCGTTTCCAGATCAATAGACGTCAGAGATTTGGGATTTTGAAGGTCTTTCGCCTACTTCATGCCGTAAGACGGGTTCTGTTTGAGTGGTTTCCTGATcctgcattcacaccagccctgtttctCTGTATTCGGGTCGAGCTCCTTGAAAGAAAGGTGTGAGACAAAATGGGGATTCTTTCCCACCTGTCCAGTTCAGTCCACTTCAATCTGACTCCAGTCCATTTGCCTACAAAGTCCAGTTAGTTTTTTGGCGGTATAAATGCTccttgaactttgacctctggtctgggttcggttgaagtgaacccTGGTTCGGTTTGAActccaagcggaccagagaccgctccaaaagcaggaagtggactacagcgcagggcattctgggtaaacacaaccaaagctaacatgctagcctagcgctagcagcagaaatgtctcctggtcttcagccaaagactaaagagaaatcctccaacactaaaatctgacgcctccatcttgtttccatctggtgaagaaggaagttgctctcagtgtcttcagaggtttttgtgtggtttccttcagtggttgttggtgcagcgcccccacaggccaggaggggaacaggctggtttgactcagaatctggttccagtagaaacGGGTCGACTGGACCATCAGGAGGAAAAGCTCATTTAATTTACTAAAATCAAGTGAACAAGCATAAGTGAGGCATGTAAGAcagaatcaaaaacatttgcttaatTCATCCACGGTTCATTCTAATTATAAGAAAAATCTGACAACATTTTGCAGCTCTGAGGATCAGCAGTAAGATTTGTGAGAAATGTTCCTCTAAACATTTCAGGCAGCAGACCCACAATAATCCACACCAACAGTTTGTTGTTTAGAGCATCTTCTGCCCAgtaagcgtgtgtgtgtgtgtgtgtgtgtgtgtgtgtgtgtgtgtgtgtgtgtgtgtgtgtgtgtgtgtgtgtgctaagCGTCTGAGCAGTCAGCT contains:
- the shisa9a gene encoding protein shisa-9A produces the protein MGGRFFLLAFLLLKLTALVCKADGEPGLLGGFVMIATSNGSREEDGAPEEAPHTEEQCRGYYDVMGQWDPPFVCETGDYLYCCGTCGFRFCCSLKHTRLDQSTCKNYDTPEWMKTGQTPYKKMNKMHDSTKDKTNLIVYIICGVVAIMALVGIFTKLGLEKAHRPQRENMSRAVANVLQGRGPGEPFRGEEALGIHSQHFISRPPALQGGKLNNNVAASSSVGPQQPYPALSQLAQAYEQQQQQQQQQQQQQQQQQQQNADLNKYASLKAVAAKYNGEIYNKRRLMVELPTKGGLPLQPMGNSRSAMGNLSMTPPMAANTMLSNPLTSNPLNPSMTQMASMAKMASMTAMTSMPQMTSLSPMPSITPMTSLGQLTPEPVATYVMEMPSISSVSTLPSERHIAGGSGGLKPNGQKPKGGHAAHSSYSSHTHSHTHSSKAPGLGASSLAHMVGTMPSGMSRAVGTAFGSSSATMGRPLAYSSNTIAGHAAGFGIKAWDGTETVGRRKSYGHKRPQCTVLEPNQLHGTRGQSHSQHFLPTQPYFVTNSKTEVTV